A genomic window from Micromonospora violae includes:
- a CDS encoding GNAT family N-acetyltransferase, producing MTSELWLRPVREDDLVEFFRHQQDPEANRMAAFGPKDPTDRREFAQHWIRVLTNPANLVRTIEVDGDVVGYVSAFPVGDQTEVSYWIDPTRWGRGHATAALTALLRELPRPVHARAAKDNAASLAVLRKCGFVVVGDDSGYANGRGEDVEEWLLELPADASDLGGH from the coding sequence GTGACTTCTGAGCTGTGGCTGCGCCCGGTCCGTGAGGATGACCTCGTCGAGTTCTTCCGGCACCAGCAGGACCCGGAGGCCAACCGGATGGCCGCGTTCGGCCCCAAGGACCCGACCGACCGCCGTGAGTTCGCCCAGCACTGGATCCGGGTGCTGACCAACCCGGCGAACCTGGTCCGCACCATCGAGGTCGACGGCGACGTGGTCGGCTACGTGAGCGCCTTCCCGGTCGGCGACCAGACCGAGGTCAGTTACTGGATCGACCCGACGCGCTGGGGCCGCGGTCACGCCACGGCGGCCCTGACCGCCCTGCTGCGCGAGCTGCCCCGGCCGGTGCACGCCCGCGCCGCCAAGGACAACGCCGCCTCCCTCGCGGTGCTGCGCAAGTGCGGCTTCGTGGTGGTCGGCGACGACTCGGGGTACGCCAACGGTCGCGGCGAAGACGTCGAGGAGTGGCTGCTGGAGCTGCCCGCCGATGCCTCTGACCTGGGCGGGCACTAG
- a CDS encoding hemolysin family protein, whose translation MQSYGSQLALVGILVVINALFAGSEMALVSLRDSQIQRLERTSRGGRVLARLAKDPNRFLATIQIGITLAGFLASAAAAVSLAKPLVPLLGVFGGAAETVAIVAVTLALTFVTLVFGELAPKRIAMQAAERWALLVARPLDLLASLTRPAVWALGATSDLVVRLVGLNPKHEPEEIGPDELRDIVAGNHGFTKEQRTIIAGAVEIADRRLRAVLVPRLQVFTLDSGTTAEAARLVLAATGHSRAPVVRHGGLDDTAGVIHLRDLVGVPDDRPVDEIARPPMLLPDSLPVVDALRQFKAERQHIALVVDERGAVDGIVTLEDILEEIVGEIYDETDRDGYSVRRDPDGALLLPGTFPVHDLPDVGVELPSRPAGDYTTVAGLVLARLGHIPTVAGEDVTLDGWVLVVAGIDHRAITEVRLSRVPDEADTDTDAATDAEPVLDEARS comes from the coding sequence GTGCAGAGCTACGGGAGCCAACTGGCCCTGGTCGGAATCCTGGTCGTGATCAACGCGCTCTTCGCCGGCAGCGAGATGGCGCTGGTGTCACTGCGGGACAGCCAGATCCAACGGTTGGAACGCACCAGTCGAGGCGGGCGGGTGCTGGCCCGACTCGCCAAGGACCCGAACCGCTTCCTGGCCACCATCCAGATCGGCATCACCCTCGCCGGTTTCCTGGCCTCCGCCGCCGCGGCGGTCTCGCTGGCCAAACCCCTCGTGCCGCTGCTCGGGGTGTTCGGCGGCGCCGCCGAGACGGTGGCGATCGTGGCGGTCACCCTCGCGCTGACCTTCGTCACCCTGGTCTTCGGCGAGCTGGCGCCCAAGCGAATCGCCATGCAGGCCGCCGAGCGGTGGGCGCTGCTGGTGGCCCGCCCGCTCGACCTGCTCGCCAGCCTCACCCGCCCGGCCGTCTGGGCGCTCGGCGCCACCAGCGACCTGGTCGTGCGCCTGGTCGGGCTCAACCCGAAGCACGAGCCGGAGGAGATCGGCCCGGACGAGCTGCGCGACATCGTCGCCGGTAACCACGGCTTCACCAAGGAGCAGCGCACCATCATCGCGGGTGCCGTGGAGATCGCCGACCGGCGGTTGCGGGCTGTCCTCGTACCCCGCTTGCAGGTCTTCACGCTCGACAGCGGGACCACCGCGGAGGCCGCGCGGCTCGTGCTGGCCGCCACCGGGCACTCCCGTGCGCCGGTGGTGCGCCACGGGGGCCTGGACGACACGGCCGGAGTGATCCACCTTCGTGACCTGGTGGGCGTGCCCGACGACCGCCCGGTGGACGAGATCGCCCGACCGCCGATGCTGCTGCCCGACTCGCTACCGGTCGTGGACGCGCTGCGTCAGTTCAAGGCCGAGCGTCAGCACATCGCGCTCGTCGTGGACGAGCGCGGCGCCGTCGACGGCATCGTGACGCTGGAGGACATCCTGGAGGAGATCGTCGGCGAGATCTACGACGAGACCGACCGGGACGGCTATTCGGTGCGCCGCGACCCGGACGGCGCGCTGCTGCTGCCGGGCACCTTCCCGGTGCACGACCTCCCCGACGTCGGCGTGGAGCTGCCGTCGCGCCCGGCGGGCGACTACACCACCGTCGCCGGGCTGGTGCTGGCCCGGCTCGGGCACATCCCCACCGTCGCCGGCGAGGACGTCACGCTGGACGGCTGGGTGCTGGTCGTGGCCGGCATCGACCACCGGGCCATCACCGAGGTACGCCTGAGCCGCGTGCCCGACGAGGCTGACACCGACACCGACGCTGCCACCGACGCCGAGCCGGTGCTGGACGAGGCGCGCAGCTGA
- a CDS encoding PaaI family thioesterase, with protein sequence MPDVTGGLVALLGLKFEEASADRVVVSWQVRPELHQPYGIQHGGVYCAAVETAASIGGALWLADRGRVVGVSNQTDFLRAVREGELRAVGTPVHRGRSQQLWQVEITDADERLVARGQVRLQNLAND encoded by the coding sequence ATGCCGGACGTGACGGGTGGGCTCGTCGCCCTGCTCGGTCTGAAGTTCGAGGAGGCGAGCGCCGATCGGGTGGTCGTCAGTTGGCAGGTCCGGCCGGAGCTGCACCAGCCGTACGGCATCCAGCACGGCGGCGTGTACTGCGCGGCCGTGGAGACCGCCGCCAGCATCGGCGGCGCGCTGTGGCTGGCCGACCGGGGCAGGGTCGTGGGGGTGTCGAACCAGACCGACTTCCTGCGGGCCGTCCGCGAGGGCGAGTTGCGGGCGGTGGGCACTCCTGTGCACCGGGGCCGTAGCCAGCAGCTCTGGCAGGTGGAGATCACCGACGCCGACGAGCGGTTGGTCGCCCGTGGGCAGGTCCGTCTGCAGAACCTCGCCAACGACTGA
- the tyrS gene encoding tyrosine--tRNA ligase — protein MTDSSLPPTGRASLTDDLLWRGLIQDSTGLDELRELLDGGSAATYYVGFDPTAPSLHVGHLMQVTMARRLQLAGHRPLLLVGGATGQIGDPKETAERTLNPPEVIAGWVEGIRDQLAPFVSYTGENAAQLVNNLDWTGEMSVVEFLRDVGKHFPVNKMLAREVVRARLETGISFTEFSYQLLQSNDFFELHRRHGCQLQFGGSDQWGNITAGVDYVRRRGAGPVQAFTTPLVTKSDGTKFGKTEGGAVWLDPTMTSPYAFYQFWLNVEDGEVDRYLRYFSFRTRDELEELAKATAERPAARLAQRALAEELTTLVHGADETRQAIAASQALFGRGSLDELAPETLRAALTEAGLVRLTGELPDVAGLLRDSGLVNGLKEARRVIAEGGAYVNNNRVTEVDAKVSPADLLHGRYLVLRRGKRSFAGVELGE, from the coding sequence GTGACCGACAGCAGCCTCCCGCCCACCGGGCGGGCCTCCCTGACCGATGACCTGCTCTGGCGTGGCCTCATCCAGGACTCGACCGGCCTCGATGAGCTGCGCGAGCTGCTCGACGGCGGGAGCGCCGCCACCTATTACGTGGGCTTCGACCCGACCGCGCCGAGCCTGCACGTCGGCCACCTCATGCAGGTCACCATGGCCCGCCGGCTGCAACTCGCCGGCCACCGCCCGTTGCTGCTCGTCGGCGGGGCGACCGGCCAGATCGGCGACCCGAAGGAGACCGCCGAGCGCACGCTCAACCCACCTGAGGTGATCGCCGGCTGGGTCGAGGGGATCCGCGACCAGCTCGCGCCCTTCGTGTCGTACACGGGTGAGAACGCGGCGCAGCTGGTCAACAACCTGGACTGGACCGGCGAGATGTCGGTGGTCGAGTTCCTGCGCGACGTGGGCAAGCACTTCCCGGTGAACAAGATGCTGGCGCGGGAGGTGGTGCGGGCCCGCTTGGAGACCGGCATCAGCTTCACCGAGTTCAGCTACCAGCTGTTGCAGTCGAACGACTTCTTCGAGCTGCACCGCCGCCACGGCTGTCAGCTCCAGTTCGGCGGTTCCGACCAGTGGGGCAACATCACCGCCGGCGTCGACTACGTCCGCCGACGGGGGGCCGGGCCGGTGCAGGCGTTCACCACGCCGCTGGTCACCAAGTCCGACGGCACGAAGTTCGGCAAGACCGAGGGCGGCGCGGTCTGGCTCGACCCCACGATGACCAGCCCGTACGCGTTCTACCAGTTCTGGCTCAACGTCGAGGACGGCGAGGTGGACCGCTACCTGCGGTACTTCAGCTTCCGCACCCGCGACGAGTTGGAGGAGCTGGCGAAGGCGACCGCCGAACGGCCGGCGGCCCGGTTGGCGCAGCGGGCGCTCGCCGAGGAGTTGACCACCCTCGTGCACGGCGCCGACGAGACCCGACAGGCGATCGCCGCCAGCCAGGCGCTCTTCGGTCGCGGTTCACTGGACGAGTTGGCACCGGAGACCCTGCGCGCGGCCCTGACCGAGGCCGGCCTCGTACGCCTCACCGGCGAATTGCCGGATGTGGCAGGTCTGCTGCGGGACTCCGGGCTGGTGAACGGCCTCAAGGAGGCCCGGCGAGTCATCGCCGAGGGTGGCGCCTACGTCAACAACAACCGGGTGACCGAGGTGGACGCCAAGGTGTCGCCGGCCGATCTGCTGCATGGGCGATACCTGGTGCTACGTCGGGGCAAGCGGTCGTTCGCGGGCGTTGAGCTGGGCGAATAG